A part of Methanomassiliicoccales archaeon genomic DNA contains:
- a CDS encoding branched-chain amino acid transaminase, whose translation MEKKEQQYVWMDGKMIEKEKAVVPIMTHALHYGTGVFEGIRVYHTSQGRAVFRLKDHMVRFENSAKALNMKIPYSVDEMCEAVRETVRVNPPHMDYIRPLAYYGHNEQDKITLNPTIFPVRVAVALAYMGAYLGKESLEKGAKIITSSWKKPTNESTSLQAKICGNYVNSVLCKIESNMLGADEGLMLNSNGTVAEGPGENIFIIRGGKLITPPIASGVLEGITKDSVLTIAKDLGYEVIEREITRSEIWNADEFFMTGTAAEVTPCGSLDGRAIGNGKRGPITKQIQETFFEAARGNLPKYRHWLDLVEVKK comes from the coding sequence GATGATCGAGAAGGAGAAGGCCGTGGTCCCGATCATGACCCACGCCCTTCACTATGGTACGGGCGTCTTCGAAGGCATCCGTGTATACCATACTTCGCAGGGCCGCGCGGTCTTCAGACTAAAGGACCACATGGTCAGGTTCGAGAACTCCGCGAAGGCGCTCAACATGAAGATACCATACAGTGTCGACGAGATGTGCGAGGCCGTGCGAGAGACGGTCCGGGTCAACCCCCCCCACATGGACTACATCCGCCCGTTGGCATATTATGGCCACAACGAACAGGACAAGATCACGCTGAACCCCACGATCTTCCCAGTAAGGGTGGCGGTCGCATTGGCCTACATGGGCGCCTACCTGGGGAAGGAGAGCCTGGAAAAGGGAGCGAAGATAATCACATCCTCCTGGAAGAAACCGACCAATGAATCCACATCTCTGCAGGCGAAGATCTGTGGAAATTATGTCAACTCCGTCCTATGCAAGATCGAGTCAAACATGCTCGGCGCCGATGAGGGCCTGATGCTGAACTCGAACGGGACCGTGGCAGAGGGGCCTGGAGAGAACATCTTCATCATCAGGGGCGGTAAGCTGATCACCCCCCCTATTGCATCTGGTGTGCTTGAAGGGATCACCAAGGACTCGGTCCTTACCATCGCGAAGGACCTTGGGTACGAGGTCATCGAGAGGGAGATAACACGGTCAGAGATATGGAACGCCGATGAGTTCTTCATGACAGGCACCGCGGCGGAGGTCACACCATGCGGGTCGTTGGACGGAAGGGCGATAGGGAACGGCAAGCGTGGTCCGATCACCAAGCAGATACAGGAGACATTCTTCGAGGCAGCGAGAGGCAATCTGCCCAAATACAGGCATTGGCTGGACCTCGTCGAGGTTAAGAAATAA
- a CDS encoding 2-oxoacid:acceptor oxidoreductase family protein yields MFEIRFHGRGGQGAVMAAQTIAEAAVNEGLEAQAFPHFGAERRGAPVMAFARIDTKKISVRTQVYVPDMLVVMDESLLDIEPVADGLKDTGSAVINTSSSPENIDLGKRVRCVTVDATTIALETLKAPIVNTAILGAMAKADPLVSLGSIKKAIISRFGEHLGEKAGALNAEAAQRAYEKAIIGESIAKRQQAKRSMWLPTWQDMPAGVALHPGEVGGMKVGPGSAVQVRTGTWRTRTPRYIEERCVRCVKCWFICPDAAIHRRKDDRIDIDYDHCKGCGICSTVCPARAIEMVRGARL; encoded by the coding sequence ATGTTCGAGATAAGGTTCCACGGCAGGGGAGGGCAAGGGGCGGTCATGGCAGCACAGACCATAGCCGAGGCGGCGGTGAACGAAGGGCTCGAGGCCCAGGCCTTCCCGCACTTCGGTGCAGAGAGAAGAGGAGCTCCGGTCATGGCCTTTGCGAGGATCGACACCAAGAAGATCAGCGTGAGGACGCAGGTATATGTTCCCGACATGCTCGTCGTCATGGACGAATCCCTTCTCGACATCGAGCCCGTCGCTGACGGCCTGAAGGATACGGGCTCAGCAGTGATCAACACCAGCTCTTCACCTGAAAATATAGATCTGGGAAAGAGGGTCAGATGCGTGACCGTCGATGCGACCACGATAGCCCTTGAGACCTTGAAGGCACCGATCGTGAACACCGCGATACTAGGGGCGATGGCCAAGGCGGACCCCCTGGTCTCCTTGGGCTCCATCAAGAAGGCGATCATCAGCAGGTTCGGGGAACATCTTGGTGAGAAGGCAGGGGCCCTGAACGCAGAGGCCGCCCAGAGGGCCTATGAGAAGGCCATTATAGGCGAGAGCATCGCTAAGAGACAACAGGCGAAAAGGAGCATGTGGCTACCCACCTGGCAGGACATGCCTGCTGGTGTGGCCCTCCATCCCGGGGAGGTCGGGGGGATGAAGGTCGGGCCAGGGTCGGCCGTCCAAGTGAGGACAGGCACCTGGAGGACCAGGACACCTAGATACATCGAGGAGAGATGTGTCAGGTGCGTAAAATGCTGGTTCATCTGTCCTGACGCTGCGATACATCGCCGGAAGGACGACAGGATCGACATCGATTATGACCATTGCAAAGGATGCGGCATATGCTCAACGGTATGTCCTGCAAGAGCGATAGAGATGGTAAGGGGGGCGAGGTTATGA